One segment of Mesoplodon densirostris isolate mMesDen1 chromosome 6, mMesDen1 primary haplotype, whole genome shotgun sequence DNA contains the following:
- the ENHO gene encoding adropin, giving the protein MGAAISQGALIAIICNGLVGFLLLLLWVILCWACHSRSANIDSLSESSPNSSPGPCPEKAPPPQKLSHEGSYLLQP; this is encoded by the coding sequence ATGGGGGCAGCCATCTCCCAGGGGGCCCTCATCGCCATCATCTGCAACGGCCTCGTAGgcttcttgctgctgctgctctgggtCATTCTCTGCTGGGCCTGCCACTCCCGCTCTGCCAACATCGACTCCCTCTCCGAATCCAGTCCCAACTCCAGCCCTGGCCCTTGTCCCGAGAAGGCGCCCCCACCCCAGAAGCTCAGCCATGAAGGCAGCTACCTGCTGCAGCCCTGA